The Methanofollis ethanolicus genome contains the following window.
AGCGGCAGCCCCCCTGGACCAGGCACTTCTGAACAGAATTTTTTCCCCTATCACGTCAGGAAGTACTTTCCCGCAAGGGTTTACCATGAAAATGATCCCGAAGAACGTCTCTCCGGGTTTGCACGGAACTCTGACTCTCATCGAGCATCCCCTTTCAGAGATGGGAGGTCCGCATTCTGCCTTCCCGGCCCTATCGCACTGCGGGGGTCCGGGGGCAAAAGTCCCCCGGCGCGAGCGTGGGGGAAGGCATGTTGACCAGCAGACCACAAAAACAATTTTCATAGCGTATGCTTGAGTCCCCCGAGACTCATGCCCGATTCTACAGAGCCGATTTTTCAGAACCGAATGTGCGTCCTTTCATCGGCGTGCATGAAGGTTCGGATCAGTTCTGGGATGACCTCAGAGAAAAACAGGGGGTTCATCTCCCGGAAAAACCGGGGATGGCAAGTTTCTTCTCCAGGACGCCGGCCGCGACCGTCGCAATGCTGACGAGAATGAGGTAGAAGATCCCGACGAGGGTAAATGCCTCGAAATAGACGAAGTACTTCGCGGCGGCAATCTTCGCGGCCCCGGTCAGTTCCGTGACCGTGACCAGGTACGCGAGGGAGGAGTACTTGATCAGGTAGATGAACTCATTGGAGACGCCGGGGATCGCACGGCGGAGGGCCTGCGGGAGGATGATATAGCGGATCGACTGCCAGCGGCTCATGCCGATGGCCTGGGCTGCGATCATCTGCCCCTCCTTCACCGAGAGGAGGGCGCCCCTGATATATTCGGAGTTATATGCCCCATTACAGAGGATGAAACCGATCACCGCCGCCACAAAGGCCGGGAGGGTGATGCCGAGAGACGGGAGTCCGAAGTACAGGATGAAGAGGAGCAGGAGGAGCGGACAACCCTTGAAAAAGATGATATAGCCGCGGCAGAGGCCGGAGACGATCGGGCCGCCGTACGTCCTGCCGACGGCGATGGCGATCCCGGCCATAAGACCGAAGGGGGCGGCAAGGGCGATCAACTGGAGGGAGACGATCCCGCCCTTCAGGAGGGCGGGGAGAAGGACCCCCGTAAAAAAAGTAACGTCAGTCATTCTCTTGTCCAGAACCGTCTCCGAAATCTCCGAACTTCCCTATGAACTTCCGCATCCGTGCAAATGCCGGGTCATCCCTGACCTGTGCAGGAGAGCCGCGTTCGGTGATCTTCCCGTGCTCCATGAAGAGGATCTCGTTTGCCACCGACAGGGCAAATCCCATCTCATGAGTGACGACGAGCATCGTCATCCCCTGGCGTGCGAGGTTTTTC
Protein-coding sequences here:
- a CDS encoding amino acid ABC transporter ATP-binding protein, with translation KKMDAASAREKALAELRRVGMEDWADHYPAELSGGQAQRVSIARALAMDPDVILFDEPTSALDPELTREVLEVMKNLARQGMTMLVVTHEMGFALSVANEILFMEHGKITERGSPAQVRDDPAFARMRKFIGKFGDFGDGSGQEND
- a CDS encoding amino acid ABC transporter permease codes for the protein MTDVTFFTGVLLPALLKGGIVSLQLIALAAPFGLMAGIAIAVGRTYGGPIVSGLCRGYIIFFKGCPLLLLLFILYFGLPSLGITLPAFVAAVIGFILCNGAYNSEYIRGALLSVKEGQMIAAQAIGMSRWQSIRYIILPQALRRAIPGVSNEFIYLIKYSSLAYLVTVTELTGAAKIAAAKYFVYFEAFTLVGIFYLILVSIATVAAGVLEKKLAIPGFSGR